Proteins from one Xenopus tropicalis strain Nigerian chromosome 1, UCB_Xtro_10.0, whole genome shotgun sequence genomic window:
- the spr gene encoding sepiapterin reductase (The RefSeq protein has 1 substitution compared to this genomic sequence), whose protein sequence is MAATGALGSVLCVLTGASRGFGRTLAHLLCPRLLPGSTLLLVSRTEEALKGLAGELAHKYPGVRVRWEAADLGTSEGVSAAVRAAGELQVGAAQKLLIINNAGSIGDVSKMFVDFSDPKEVTDYMMFNVSSPLCLTASLLKTFPRRPDLQRVVVNVSSLAALQPFKSWALYCSGKAARDMIFRVLAEEEKDVRVLNYAPGPLDTDMHVVARTQTADPELRRFLMDRKEKGKMVDIQVSAKKMLDLLEADAYKSGDHIDFFD, encoded by the exons ATGGCAGCGACAGGAGCGCTGGGCTCGGTACTATGTGTCCTGACAGGGGCTTCCCGGGGCTTCGGCCGCACTCTGGCCCATCTGCTGTGTCCCCGGCTCCTGCCCGGCTCAACCCTGCTGCTGGTGTCCCGCACGGAGGAGGCGCTGAAGGGACTGGCGGGGGAGCTGGCACACAAGTACCCCGGGGTGAGGGTGCGCTGGGAAGCGGCCGATCTGGGCACCTCTGAGGGTGTGAGCGCCGCTGTGCGGGCAGCCGGGGAACTGCAAGTGGGGGCAGCGCAAAAGCTTCTCATTATCAACAACGCAG gatccATCGGAGATGTCAGCAAGATGTTTGTGGACTTCTCTGACCCAAAAGAGGTGACCGACTACATGATGTTCAACGTCTCCTCCCCTCTGTGCCTTACTGCATCGCTGCTAAAGACTTTCCCACGGAGGCCGGACCTGCAGCGGGTTGTAGTCAACGTCtcctctctagcggccctccagCCATTCAAATCCTGGGCTCTGTACTGCTCGGGGAAGGCTGCGAGGGACATGATTTTCCGGGTACTGGCAGAGGAAGAGAAGGATGTCCGGGTCCTCAACTACGCCCCAG GGCCCCTGGACACTGACATGCACGTAGTGGCTCGTACCCAGACGGCCGACCAGGAGCTGCGGCGCTTCTTAATGGACCGGAAGGAAAAGGGCAAGATGGTCGACATCCAGGTTTCTGCTAAAAAGATGTTGGATCTTCTGGAGGCCGACGCCTATAAATCTGGCGACCATATTGATTTCTTCGACTAG
- the spr gene encoding sepiapterin reductase isoform X2 — MCPDRGFPGLRPHSGPSAVSPAPARLNPAAGVPHGGGAEGTGGGAGTQVPRGSIGDVSKMFVDFSDPKEVTDYMMFNVSSPLCLTASLLKTFPRRPDLQRVVVNVSSLAALQPFKSWALYCSGKAARDMIFRVLAEEEKDVRVLNYAPGPLDTDMHVVARTQTADQELRRFLMDRKEKGKMVDIQVSAKKMLDLLEADAYKSGDHIDFFD; from the exons ATGTGTCCTGACAGGGGCTTCCCGGGGCTTCGGCCGCACTCTGGCCCATCTGCTGTGTCCCCGGCTCCTGCCCGGCTCAACCCTGCTGCTGGTGTCCCGCACGGAGGAGGCGCTGAAGGGACTGGCGGGGGAGCTGGCACACAAGTACCCCGGG gatccATCGGAGATGTCAGCAAGATGTTTGTGGACTTCTCTGACCCAAAAGAGGTGACCGACTACATGATGTTCAACGTCTCCTCCCCTCTGTGCCTTACTGCATCGCTGCTAAAGACTTTCCCACGGAGGCCGGACCTGCAGCGGGTTGTAGTCAACGTCtcctctctagcggccctccagCCATTCAAATCCTGGGCTCTGTACTGCTCGGGGAAGGCTGCGAGGGACATGATTTTCCGGGTACTGGCAGAGGAAGAGAAGGATGTCCGGGTCCTCAACTACGCCCCAG GGCCCCTGGACACTGACATGCACGTAGTGGCTCGTACCCAGACGGCCGACCAGGAGCTGCGGCGCTTCTTAATGGACCGGAAGGAAAAGGGCAAGATGGTCGACATCCAGGTTTCTGCTAAAAAGATGTTGGATCTTCTGGAGGCCGACGCCTATAAATCTGGCGACCATATTGATTTCTTCGACTAG
- the spr gene encoding sepiapterin reductase isoform X1 has translation MMAATGALGSVLCVLTGASRGFGRTLAHLLCPRLLPGSTLLLVSRTEEALKGLAGELAHKYPGVRVRWEAADLGTSEGVSAAVRAAGELQVGAAQKLLIINNAGSIGDVSKMFVDFSDPKEVTDYMMFNVSSPLCLTASLLKTFPRRPDLQRVVVNVSSLAALQPFKSWALYCSGKAARDMIFRVLAEEEKDVRVLNYAPGPLDTDMHVVARTQTADQELRRFLMDRKEKGKMVDIQVSAKKMLDLLEADAYKSGDHIDFFD, from the exons ATGATGGCAGCGACAGGAGCGCTGGGCTCGGTACTATGTGTCCTGACAGGGGCTTCCCGGGGCTTCGGCCGCACTCTGGCCCATCTGCTGTGTCCCCGGCTCCTGCCCGGCTCAACCCTGCTGCTGGTGTCCCGCACGGAGGAGGCGCTGAAGGGACTGGCGGGGGAGCTGGCACACAAGTACCCCGGGGTGAGGGTGCGCTGGGAAGCGGCCGATCTGGGCACCTCTGAGGGTGTGAGCGCCGCTGTGCGGGCAGCCGGGGAACTGCAAGTGGGGGCAGCGCAAAAGCTTCTCATTATCAACAACGCAG gatccATCGGAGATGTCAGCAAGATGTTTGTGGACTTCTCTGACCCAAAAGAGGTGACCGACTACATGATGTTCAACGTCTCCTCCCCTCTGTGCCTTACTGCATCGCTGCTAAAGACTTTCCCACGGAGGCCGGACCTGCAGCGGGTTGTAGTCAACGTCtcctctctagcggccctccagCCATTCAAATCCTGGGCTCTGTACTGCTCGGGGAAGGCTGCGAGGGACATGATTTTCCGGGTACTGGCAGAGGAAGAGAAGGATGTCCGGGTCCTCAACTACGCCCCAG GGCCCCTGGACACTGACATGCACGTAGTGGCTCGTACCCAGACGGCCGACCAGGAGCTGCGGCGCTTCTTAATGGACCGGAAGGAAAAGGGCAAGATGGTCGACATCCAGGTTTCTGCTAAAAAGATGTTGGATCTTCTGGAGGCCGACGCCTATAAATCTGGCGACCATATTGATTTCTTCGACTAG